The region CGGCGAGTCGGGCCTGAGGTACGGCACCTTCCGCCATCGCTCGGCGCACGCCCGTGCGGACCGCGGCCCTGAGTTCGGCGTAGACCTCGGAGCGAGCCGCGAGTTCCGCCGCCCAGGCGTCCTGCACCGCTCGCACTCGTTCCCGGGCCGCCTCGGCGGCGCCGTCTGCCTCCCCGAGGTCCCGGGCTTGCGCGAGCACCTCGTCAGCAGAACCGTGTGCCGCGCGCAGGGTTTCCTCCGCGTCGGCCCGCGCTCGTTCCCGGACAGCGTCGGCCGACGCCCGTGCCGCGCGCAACAACTCGGCGCGCACGGGGTCCAGTGCGTCCATGGACGCGGTCATGAGGGCATCACGACGGTCAGCGGCCGGGAAGGGCCGGGCGCCATTGCCTCGGCCCCCAGCGCTTCGGCGGCCTCGGCTGTGAGGATCACGAGGCCGACCGTGCCCGGGAGCGTCCGCCAGGCGTGGCGGACGGCGTCCGGATCGTCCGCGACAAGCACGTCCACCCCTGCCAGGGCCAGACCGCACACGCTGGTCCGTGCCCCGATGGCGGCCACGGTGCCCCCCGTCATGCCTTTCCGATCAGCAGGATCGCTACTACCAGCCCGTACACGG is a window of Streptomyces mirabilis DNA encoding:
- a CDS encoding V-type ATP synthase subunit F; the encoded protein is MTGGTVAAIGARTSVCGLALAGVDVLVADDPDAVRHAWRTLPGTVGLVILTAEAAEALGAEAMAPGPSRPLTVVMPS